GAGCAGCAAATTCAGCCAAACCGTGCTGCAGATGGATATAAGTAGCAGTCCGGGAAATATCTTTGGAAGAATAATTTTTAACTGCTCAAAAGCAAATTTAATTTCTTCTCTGGTAGTCTCAGGAATTTCTGCTGATTCAGCATATAATTTATAGGATGCCTCAATGTTTTGATCAAGGGCCAGTATAAATTCCTGATAAATATTCTTCTGCAAAACTATTGCCAGTACTAAACCGAAAAGCACCCAGAAAATCAAAAGCACCAGCAGGGCTTTCATGCCGGCAATTACAGGCTTTTCATTCTGGGCTAAAGCCTTGTACATTATGTATCCAACAGGCAAAAAAGTAAATGTGAACAGAAGAATTTGCAACGATCCAAACAACAAGGAAATTGCTCCGGCTATAATCATCGAGGTGATTATAATCGGGCCGCCTTGTTGTTTCCCTAGTACGGTCAGGTAATAAAATACCGGCAGGGGTGCCAGGCTGTGCAGCCATGTAAATTGACCGCTTAATGCCGGCGCTGCAATTATCAGTGTTGTAACTACAATTCCGGCAATGTTCTGGATTCTGATCTGTCTTCCTCTATCCACACAGTCTACCATTATTATTGTACTGGCAGACTTGTTTTTACGCTAAAACTGCGGGTAACCGGAATACGGCAGAAGAGCGATCTGGCGTGCCCTTTTTATTGCTTCCGTGAGTTGCCTTTGATGTTTTGCGCAGGTGCCAAAGATTCTTTGAGGAATAATTTTCCCCCTCTCGGTCACGAAATTTCTTAATGTTCTTACATCCTTGTAATCGATGTAAAGTGCAGTATCTACGCAAAATCTACAGAATTTCCTTCGTGTAAAGGTCTTTCTTTTTTTAAAAGCGGATTCTTTCATTTGTTCACTCCACTGATTTATTTGAGAAGATTATCACATACGGAAAATCAGAATATTCACATGCAGGAAAAATCGAAGTCTGGTTTGTGCCATTTATATTAACGGCCTAATCTGCAAGGAATGATACGGATTAACCCCTATTCGTCTGAGTCGGATGAATCATCCGCATCACGGTCGTGCGTTCTTGAGCCGTCTCCGGTGATATCGATAGCGGAAGCGGGTTTCTCCCGGCCTTTGATTGGGCCAGGTTCATACACGTCCTGTGTTTTCACGGTAATGTATTTCAACACTTGATCATCGATTCGAGAAATACGCTCGATTTCGTTAACCGCATCGGGGTTACTGGCATATTCAATGTAGAGATAATATCCTTGCCTTTCTTTCTTGATATGATAGGCAAGCTTTTTCATGCCCCACTTATCTACATTGACTGCTTCGCCATCAAACTTCTGGATAATTCCGCTGAATTTTTCGATGAGTGCATCAATGCCTTCTTCACTGACATTCGGCCTGATGATGAAAATGGTTTCATACCTGCGCATAAATTTCCTCCTTTTGGTCATTAGATAGGCCCCCGTTTGTTTTCAAATTAAAACGAGAGCAAGAAGGTATGGTGAGTTAACTACCTTACGATTTAAAACAAGTTGATCTTGATACCATAACATATGAATTTATGTCAAATAATATATTTCGGAATTTCAATAATATGAACGCCTCACAGCTCAATGATTATTTTGGTCATTTGGCCTGTTTTTTTGTTTGGCATGATTCCAGAGAACCAATAATTCCTCAAGACTATGGTCTGATATCTTTTTCCCTTGCTCGGTTACAGACTTTTCGATCTCTGAGAATCTTGATACGAATTTTTTGATTACCTTCTGTAATGCCTCATCCGCATTGACATTACAAAGCCTGGCGATGTTTATCGTGGTGAACAGAATGTCGCCGATCTCTTCGGCAATATGGGATTTGTTTTCTGTGACCAGGGCTTCTTTGAGTTCAGTGATTTCTTCGGACAATTTTTCCAGCGGCATGGCCATATCCTGCCATTCAAAACCGCATCTGGCGGCTCTGCTGGAAATTTTTTGAGCTTTTAGCATGGTTGGCAGGGACTTTGGGAGTGAGGCCATAATGCTGTTGTTTTTGTCCTTGTTTTCAATGTCCTTGATGCTTTGCCATTTTCTTCGAAGGGCTTCTTCTGATTCCGGAATATAATTCTCAAATACATGGGGATGGCGACGGATCATTTTTTCGGTGATGCCGTCGATAACGTCGTCAAAGGAGAAGTGGCCATTTTCTTCAAAGAGGTTATTGATGAAAATTATCTGAAACAAAAGGTCACCCAGCTCTTCTCTGATGTGATCGGGATTACCAAGGTCTAGTGCGTCATAAAGCTCATGAGCCTCCTCAATCAGATAATGTTTGAATGTCTGAGGTGTTTGCTTGATATCCCAGGGACAGCCGTCCGGCTCACGCAGGCGGGCAATAATTTTTTTTAATTTGCTGATTTTGTTGCTGGTTGATTCCATTGTTATGATTTTGGTCTTTGTTTAATATTGGTCTGATTATCGTTTTTCAAGGAGGCTGTCGGAGAACTACGTTTATTACCTTATTAAGAGTATTGGCGGCGATAATTGATGGACTCGTGAAAAGTCATTGTTGCAAAAGGTCCACCAAACAAAATATACATATTATACCGCAATAACTCGATGAAATCGCTCTTTTCGAATTCATCATAATTCAGTATCTGACTTTTTACGAGATTATCATAATTGAGCCTCATTCCTTAAAGACAGGGAATAATATTTATCAATAATAATTTTTTGATGAATTTTTTGTTCTCATTTCCATAAACTAGAAAGTCAACTAGTTATTTTTGTACGGAAAGACAGGAAGATATTTGTTTCTTTTTCGGGTAAAAAGAAGCATAGTACTTGTTAAATCAATCTTGCTAAAAACGATATAATGCTTATTATCCATTAAATAAAATGTATTTCCCAGCAAACGTATTCATTTTTTATTTGAAATGAGTATTGTTTTTTTGTTATAATAGGTCAATTCAATCAAACCATTTCATTTTATAGTTTTTTTCGATATCTTGAACTCAGCTTAATTAATAAAAAATGTATTCGTATTTTCCGTCTCTATCCCGGAAGGAAAAGTAGTATTAAACTTTTTATATGGAGTATAAACGTGGATAAAAAAATTCTTTTGGAAAAGCATAAAGACATCGCAAGAATTGACCAGGAATCAAAACGAACTCATGGCTGGTATGTCAGGGTTCGGTATTATGGTAAAACTCATTCGAAGTTTTTTTCAGATGGCAAGTGTGGTGGAAGGTATTCAAGTCTACTTTCTGCCTTGGCATGGCGTGATGAAACTGAAAAGAAGTTAGGGAAAGTACGTACCGACAAACACATCGTAACTGTAAGCAACACAAAGACCGGTGTTGTCGGGGTGCGCTTGAATGAAAAATTGAACAGATATGAAGTGAGCTGGGTTAACCCTCACAGTAAACAGGGCAAAACTTCAGTTTCCATCAGAAAGCATGGAAAAAAGAAAGCTTTTGAATTGGCCTGCAGCATCAGAAAAACGAAAGAAACTGAAAGACTTGCCGCCTAGTACGTTTATCCTTTTTACATTGTTATAATTGCAAAGAGGCTGCTTCATTTATGAAGCAGCCTCTTTTTTTAACTTTACATCCCTTTGCTTACAAATTCATCCCATAACTTGTTTTTCACCACTAACCCGGATATTTTACGAGCTAAGTTTGTGTCCGAAAGCATGTTCAAGAATACGTTTGCCGACTCCGAGTCGAGCTCTTAATTCTGAAGGTTTGCAAGGCTTGACGAGATATTCATCCGCTCCCCCGTCCAGGGCGAGTATCTGTTCTTCTTTGGATTTTCTTGCACTGAACATAATTGTGTAGACATAGGGGCCTGAAGTTCTGGTGCGCAGTCGTTGGCATATCTGCATGCCGGTAATTCCCGGAAGGTTCCAGTCGATAATGGCGAGCAGGATATCGTGATTTTCTGCGATTATTTTCCATGCGTCGTCGCCATTATCAGCTTCGATAGGATCAAAACCCCATTTTTTAAGAAAATTGTTCAGTCCTTTACGGACAACTTTATTATCTTCCGCAATAAGTACTTTCATGCGCGGAGGGGAATTTTTTTCTGGTGCTTTAGTTTTTTCATCGCTCATTCGTCTGTCCTCAAGATCACGGTAAATTACGAAGAAATTAAATGTTTCTGCGGTAATTAGTACAAAAAAAGCCAATAATATATGTAAAGACATTATATGTTTTAATTGTAAAGGAAAGGAAGCAAAATTATTTCACGTTTCCTCTTGACTGACGTATAAAGAAAAACTAAAATAAAAAATTTCTGAATACCTATTCATTTAACATGATATGATAAAAACATTGTCTTGATAAGTTATAAATTTTATCTTTTTGTATAGAGTGTAACTCTTGGTTATTATTTTATTTTTGTTTGGTAAATACTTTTACTGTTAAGGAGGATGAAATTATGTCTGTAAACGTTGTAGGTCATTCTAATCCCGATACCGATTCTGTTGCAGCTGCAATCGCTTATGCCCATTATCTTAATGAGACGGGGACGGAAGCTGTTGCCTGTATGCAAATTAATGAATCAAAACTTAATCCCGAGAGCAAGACTGTTCTTGCAAAGTTCGGCCTTGCTGCACCCAAGGAAATGACAGACGCAGCCGGTAAAAAAGTTGCGCTTGTTGATTTCAGTGATATTGGTCAGGCGCCGGCTAATATCAAGGATGCTACTGTTGTCGGCATTGTTGATCATCATAAAATTGGTGATATCACCACCAACAATCCTATTTTTGCGTACTGTCAGCCTGTTGGATGCACCTGCACCGTACTCTATGAAATGTTCAAGAATAATAAGGTCAATTTACCCAAAAATATCGCTGGTGCGATGCTTTCCGCAATCCTGAGCGACACGGTCAATTTCAAATCGCCAACCTGTACCCCTGCTGACAAGGCTGCGGTTGCAGCCCTGAAAGGCGTTGCCGGGGTTTCCGATACTGACGGGCTTTTCATGGAAATGCTCAAAGCAAAATCATCAGTCGCTGGTGTGCCTATTAAAGATCTGCTTTTCCGAGATTATAAAGATTTTGATATGAACGGCAAAAAAGTCGGCATCGGTCAGATCGAACTTGCTTCACTTGATCAGGTTGCTGATATCCGCGCCGCCCTTTACAAGGCGGTTCAAGAGGTCAAGGCAGAAGGTCGTCATTCGGTTCTTTTCATGCTTACTGATGTTGTCAAGGAAGGCACCGATCTTATGGTCGCCTCTGATGATGCAGCGCTTATCGAGAAAACCTTTAAAGGTAAAATCGTCGGCCAGTCAATGTGGGTCGCCGGCATGATGAGCCGCAAGAAACAGGCTGTACCGCCGCTTCAGACTGCTTTCGGTTGCTAAATAGTTCAGCGCCATCTAGTTAAACAAAACGGGCCGGGAAAATTGATCTTCCCGGCCCGTTTTGTTTTTAGTCTTTGATAATTCCGGTAATTTTATTGGGTTGCAGCCTGAGAACACCCAAGAAGCTTCATTTTATTTAAGTAAACAAAGGCCTCATCGCGATCAGGAGTATGGCATCTCTTACAGACAATTTCACCGGGGATTGATTGCAGTGGCCAACCTGACGGGTCTGCAGAATGTCTATTCCCTGGACCATGGCAGGTCTCACAGCCAACCTGCAGAAATTCCTCCGGCAGTTTGAGTGCATTGGAAACATCTCCGGAGTATGCCGGAGTTATATGGCAGGGGAGGCAATCGAGATTATATTGCTGCTGCTGATTAATTAAAGTCTGGTAAGCATTTCGGTGCTTGCTTTTCTGCCAGAACAAGGTTTGCTGGTCGTGACATTTTGCGCAGATTTTCCAGCCGGTATAGAGATTATTACTTTGAAATGATGCTTGATCCTCGGAATTCTTCTGCGGGCTCACATTTTGGGCAAGGTTTTTTCCGGCCTCGTTGACTTTCTTTTTTGTCTCTTCGACAATTTCTTTTACCTCTTTATGGTCTGGCATTGAAATATCCAGTGGGAAAAAACGATTGGCAAAGGTGGAAAAGAGTAATCCTTTCTTTTTTTGATATTCAATATCCTTTTCAATGGCGTTTATTTCATCTGCAAGAGCATCATGCTTTTGGACCAGGTTTCGGTAGCTGGAAAGTCTCCTTGGATCTGTCTTGAAAATTTCCTCCGGGTCGCCTTTTGAAGTAAAACGTTTGACCTGCCATGCATACCGATCAAGGTTCTGCCGGAGTGTGAGTAAAGAGTCTGTATTGTCAACGCCCCAAGCCTTTGAAGCGCTCCAGTTAAAACGAAGCAAACCGAAATATTTTCCACGGTTGGCGGTCTCAAAAACAAGGGTGTTGGCATGTTGAACCGGATTCAGATTGGCGCTTGTCGGCTGGGCCTGGAGGATCATGTGGATATTGGTCAGCTCTTTGGTAATTTGCAGATTTTCAGTAGCGCTGAGGCTTGAAAGCAGGATTACCATATCACAGGATTGTGATAAATCTTCAGCGAGCTGTGGAAGTATCTGCGTCCATGGCAGAATTGCGGCATCATCTTTTTTGGAAAAAGTGCCCGGAGTGACGTTTTCAGTTATCCCGATAATTCCTACCTTAAGGTCGCCGATTTTTCTTATGGAGCTTGATTCGAAGATGGGTTGATTCGTGGAAATTCGAACCAGGTTTGCGCTGAGCCAGGGGAATTGGGACCTGTCGCGGATATTAATTAAAAAGTCGAGCCCTGCAGCAAGGTCATGTCTGCTGATGCCAACCGCATCATAATTCATTGCATTATATGCGGCGACAATACCTGTTGCGGTGATTTCATCCTGGGATTGTTTGCCGGGATTGAGCCTCTCGTTTTTAAAAAGTAAAGCACCTGCATCGAGGATCAGATAAGGAGCGGTATTTTCCTTGATGATTTCTTTGATTTGGTAGGCTTTTTTGGACAGACCGCCCAATTGACGGCTTTTTCAGCCGCAGGGTTCGGTTTCTCCCTGGACATTGTTGGAATAGAAAATCATATATTCCTGAGGGGCTGCAGCCTGAGCAACATCCATCGCACAAAAAACAAAAAGCAGACTGACAACAAGAGATGGCAGGAAATGCTGTGTTCTCAGCATGAAATTCTCCTTAAGCAAGAAGTGATATCGAGATAATTTTTTCTAAAAATTATTTGCCGCCGACATGTTAGCCGAAAGGAGAAACAGATTCGACGTCTACCCTGTCTGAAAAAATTATTCAGTCACTTGGTGCAAACTGTAATCGGAAAAATATCCGAAACCTAATTTAATATCA
This Pseudomonadota bacterium DNA region includes the following protein-coding sequences:
- a CDS encoding YybS family protein, which produces MDRGRQIRIQNIAGIVVTTLIIAAPALSGQFTWLHSLAPLPVFYYLTVLGKQQGGPIIITSMIIAGAISLLFGSLQILLFTFTFLPVGYIMYKALAQNEKPVIAGMKALLVLLIFWVLFGLVLAIVLQKNIYQEFILALDQNIEASYKLYAESAEIPETTREEIKFAFEQLKIILPKIFPGLLLISICSTVWLNLLLGNLLINKKNPQLSSWGNYREWSLPDSLVWVAIFTAAGLLLPFASLNIIAMNTALLLSALYFFQGLAVLANYLSKWSIPLGFKILIYLLILIQIYGIILLAIIGIIDVWSDFRKIRMNNTKNIS
- the rpsR gene encoding 30S ribosomal protein S18 translates to MKESAFKKRKTFTRRKFCRFCVDTALYIDYKDVRTLRNFVTERGKIIPQRIFGTCAKHQRQLTEAIKRARQIALLPYSGYPQF
- the rpsF gene encoding 30S ribosomal protein S6 yields the protein MRRYETIFIIRPNVSEEGIDALIEKFSGIIQKFDGEAVNVDKWGMKKLAYHIKKERQGYYLYIEYASNPDAVNEIERISRIDDQVLKYITVKTQDVYEPGPIKGREKPASAIDITGDGSRTHDRDADDSSDSDE
- the mazG gene encoding nucleoside triphosphate pyrophosphohydrolase, which produces MESTSNKISKLKKIIARLREPDGCPWDIKQTPQTFKHYLIEEAHELYDALDLGNPDHIREELGDLLFQIIFINNLFEENGHFSFDDVIDGITEKMIRRHPHVFENYIPESEEALRRKWQSIKDIENKDKNNSIMASLPKSLPTMLKAQKISSRAARCGFEWQDMAMPLEKLSEEITELKEALVTENKSHIAEEIGDILFTTINIARLCNVNADEALQKVIKKFVSRFSEIEKSVTEQGKKISDHSLEELLVLWNHAKQKNRPNDQNNH
- a CDS encoding AP2 domain-containing protein, giving the protein MDKKILLEKHKDIARIDQESKRTHGWYVRVRYYGKTHSKFFSDGKCGGRYSSLLSALAWRDETEKKLGKVRTDKHIVTVSNTKTGVVGVRLNEKLNRYEVSWVNPHSKQGKTSVSIRKHGKKKAFELACSIRKTKETERLAA
- a CDS encoding response regulator transcription factor, with protein sequence MSDEKTKAPEKNSPPRMKVLIAEDNKVVRKGLNNFLKKWGFDPIEADNGDDAWKIIAENHDILLAIIDWNLPGITGMQICQRLRTRTSGPYVYTIMFSARKSKEEQILALDGGADEYLVKPCKPSELRARLGVGKRILEHAFGHKLSS
- a CDS encoding manganese-dependent inorganic pyrophosphatase, translating into MSVNVVGHSNPDTDSVAAAIAYAHYLNETGTEAVACMQINESKLNPESKTVLAKFGLAAPKEMTDAAGKKVALVDFSDIGQAPANIKDATVVGIVDHHKIGDITTNNPIFAYCQPVGCTCTVLYEMFKNNKVNLPKNIAGAMLSAILSDTVNFKSPTCTPADKAAVAALKGVAGVSDTDGLFMEMLKAKSSVAGVPIKDLLFRDYKDFDMNGKKVGIGQIELASLDQVADIRAALYKAVQEVKAEGRHSVLFMLTDVVKEGTDLMVASDDAALIEKTFKGKIVGQSMWVAGMMSRKKQAVPPLQTAFGC